The DNA region AATCTAATGAAAAGGTTGAGTCAATTCGAAAGGGCAAAGGTAAGAAAAATAATAATACTACAGCCGTACTTGATATTATGGAGGCTTTGTGGAAACCACCTACATACGGTTTAAATACTTCAAATACCGAATATCCACAACTTACGGCTTTAGAAAATGAAGAAATCCAAGCAATTGAAGATAAAACTAAATATCCAGGTTATGAAGTTTTAACTCGGGTGGTAACTTCTTCTTCAACGGCTTCGAAAAGTCAAGCAATTTTACAATCTATTGTTTCAGCATTTTCTTTATTTGATTCACCGCGATATAATGGATTCAAATTTAATATGACTAATAATATTGACGAATTAGTTACTGCTTATATTTTTCGATTTTTCCCTCAAAGTACGAATCAAAATATCTTGAATAGTGTTGAACTTTCAACAATTTTTCACTTGCCAAATCAAAATTCAATTCCAACGGGCAAAATTGAGCGTCAAAGAATTCGACAAGTTGATGGTCCAACTGAGCTAATGAAAGAAGGTCTATTGATTGGAGTAAATGAGTTCCGCGGTGTTGAAAAGCAAATTCGTCTTGGAGTTAACGATCGCCGCCGCCATACATATATCATTGGTCAGACTGGTATGGGTAAATCTAAGCTCCTTGAAAATTTGGCTTATCAAGATATAATGGACGGACGAGGTTTCTGTTTTATTGATCCGCATGGAGATTCTGTTGAAGAATTACTTGGGATGATTCCTCAATCTCGAATGGACGATGTGATTTATTTCGATCCGAGTGATACCGAGAATCCACTTGGTTTTAATATTTTTGAGGCCTCAAGTCCTGAAGAGATGGATTTTGTGATTTCCGAGACTAATTCAATGCTGAAATCTCTCTATGATCCAGGAAATACTGGTGTTGTCGGCCCTCGAATGGAAAATATTGTTCGAAATGCGGCATTACTACTAATGAGCGACCCAGATGGAGGAACTTTTATGGATATTCCAAAAGTCCTTGTTGACCCAGAGTTCGCAAAGCAAAAAATTAAGTACCTTCGAAATCAACGCGCAATCGACTTTTGGACTAAAGAGTGGCCAGCTTCGCAAAAATCTAATGATGCAGGAGAACTTGTTTCTTGGGTTGTTTCTAAGTGGGCGCCCTTCGAAAGTGGCTTGGTTAATAATATTATTGGCCAAAAAAAGAGTGCATTTAGTATTCGCGAAGTTATGGATAATAATAAGATTTTGCTCGTAAATCTTTCGAAAGGTAAACTTGGAGAGGCAGCAGCAAAACTCCTTGGTATGGTTTTTGTGATGAAGTTTCAAGCGGCAGCAATGAGTCGCGCAGATATACCTGAAGACCAGCGAAAAGATTTTTGTCTATTTGTTGATGAGTTTCAAAACTTTGCAACCGATTCTTTTGAATCTATTTTGTCTGAAGCTCGAAAATATCGCCTGAATTTAATTTTGGCAAACCAGTTTACAACTCAGTTGAAAGATTCGATCAAGGGTGCTATTTTTGGTAACGTTCCTAACAAGATTGTTGGTAGGATTGGTATTGATGATGCGGAAGTTCTTCAAAAGGCCTTTACACCAACATTTACCGCTGAAGATTTAACCAAAACGCCTAATTATAATTCAATTACGACTGTTTTAGTTAATGGATTTCCGTCAGCTCCATTCACAATGAAACTTTTGCCTCCTTTTGGTAAATCCAATCCGGAGATTCGTGAAGGACTTCGAAAATATTCAGCTTCAAAATATGGTCGTCCTCGAGCTATTGTTGAAGATGAAATTCGAAGGCGTTTAAGTGTTAATCCTGGAGCTAATTTGTCTCAGCCGCAGTTACGCCAAACTCAGACGCAACAAAAAAATCAAGTTAGTTGGCAGGAAAGGGCGTTCTCAGGCAGCGCTAATAATGCTAATCTAAATGATTCTGGTGATAGTATTAAAAAAGATTCATTTTTGGATGATTGGCTAAAAAAGAGGGATGAAATAAGGGGCAGTAATTCAAATTCTAATACCCAACAAAATGGACCAGATATTCCTTTAAAGAGTAATTTAGCGAGAAATTTTCAGAAAAACATTATGCAGAACCAAAGTGTAAGTTTTTATAATGCAAATAATTCAAATAATCTAAATAATCCACAAGTTCAGCAAAACATTAAGCCGCAACAAATTCAAAATGATTCTGTAATTCAGGATATAAGAACTACGAGAATCTCTAATAACTTAAGTAATAACTCTTCTAATGCTGCTAAGAATAACTATAAAAAAGTTGATGATGGCGAGGTTATATTTAAAATCAGGTAGTTATTAACTACCTGATTTTATTTTTGATTAATCTTATAAGAGATAAAAAGATGAATAATGTTGATATTAAATATATCAAAATCTCTGATCTTACAGAGAATCCGTTAAGCATTGAAATATAAAGAACGGGGTAATAAATAATTAACGATAATATTATTGATATAAAAAGTACTTTTGGTTTTATTATCTTTTCGACAATATTTAGTAAAAAATCTAAAACGCTAGAGTGAAAAATACTTCGAAAAAGATTATTTTTAAAATTTGAATCTTTATGTATGAAATCTAATATTTTTTGGTAAGTTTGATTATTTTTCATTATTTCATTTCTCCTGAATATTGACTAAAATAGCGTATTTCTTTGTATAATAAATTTGTACGAAGTGCCATAACTATTGATATAGAAAATAGAACAATTAAAAATAGTAAAATTGTATATTGCTCAAGAGTTGGGATTGAATTTAAGAAGTAATCGATTTTTTTTATAAAAGGACATTTTATTGGGGTTTTCGAAACTTCACCAAAATTTAATTTAATAAAGCAATCAAATGACTCTCCCTGTTGTTTAAGAGTTGGGATCCTATCTTTAATTTCTATTGCAAAAAATTTGCTTTTTGATTCTCCGGGCTCGATACTAGAATTATTCCAATATATTATGCCATCTTTGATTTTATAATCTCCTCCATCAAGAAGGTTGGCATATTCTAGTATGTCTGATATATTGACTTCGAAATTTGAATCCTGAACTTTTTTTGAATTATTAGTTACGGTCAGTGTATAAGAAATGATATCTTTAGGTTGGAGTGGGTGTTTTGCTGTTGATTTTACAGTATAAGTTAGGTTAGGATTAAATGATGTTTTTTTTACTATATTATTAGATATAGTTTTCGAAGGTAAGATATTAGTTAAAAATATTGTGAAAAATACAAAAATAATAGCAAAAATATTAAAAATCCACCATTTTAAATCATTTTTTAGTTTTCTTTTATAATCTTGTATTTTTTTACCCATAGAAGGGCTGCGGTAATAACCTAAAATAATATCTTTAAACATATCCCACCTTTTAACTTAATGCTTATATTTTAGCATATTTTTTATAAAAAAATAAGCTTTATTTGAATTTTTTTATAAAATAAGGTATAATACAGATATAAATTTTATTTATGGAAGTTCTGAATGAGAGGTAAGAATGTCTAAACAAAAAGAAAATAATTACGACGGTTCTCAGATCCAAGTTCTTGAGGGTCTTGAGCCTGTTCGAAAGCGCCCCGGAATGTATATCGGTTCAACCGGATATGAGGGTGTTCATCACTTAATTAAAGAGATTGCTGATAACTCTATAGATGAAGCTATTGCTGGATATGGCACAAAAGTTATTGTGCGAATTTTGGAAGATGGTGGAATAAATATTGCTGATGATGGTCGAGGTATTCCTGTTGATATTCATCTAAAAACTGGAAAAAGTACACTTGAAACTGTCTTGACTGTTCTTCACGCTGGTGGAAAATTTGGTGGAGGTGGATATAAAGTCTCATCTGGTTTACATGGCGTAGGATCGAGTGTTGTGAATGCTCTTTCAACAAAAATGATTGCTGAAGTTGTTAAGAAAGGCCAACTTTATCGGATTGAATTTGAGCGAGGTGTTCCAACTACTGAACTTAAGAAACTTGGCAAAACTAACCGCGAAGATGGAACGAGCATAACTTTTTACCCAGACCCAACAATTTTTAAAGAAACTGTGACCTTTGATTATAAATGGGTTGTTAATTATCTCCGTCATCAATCATATCTAACAAAAGGAATTTATACTCAAGTTGATGATGAACGAACTGGTGAGCGACAAGCTTTCTATTTCGAAGGAGGGATTCAGAGCTACGTTAAAAGTTTAAATGTCGGTAAAGAAGTTCTTTCCGACCAGCCATTCTATGTTGAGAAACAAGTTGAGGATTCGATGGTTGAAGTGGCGATTCAATACAACGATAGCTATAATGAGAACGTTCGCGCTTTTGCGAACAATGTAATTAACCCAGATGGTGGAACTCATGTTGTTGGTTTTCGAAGTTCTTTAACTCAAACGATTAACGAGTACGCTCGTAAGAATAATCTTCTTAAAGAAAAAGAAGATAACCTTTCAGGTGACGATATTCGCGAAGGTTTGACTGCAATTATTTTGGTGAAATTACCAGACCCGCAATTTGAAGGGCAAACTAAAAACAAGCTTGGTAATCCAGAGGTTCGCCGGTATGTTCAGCAAGTAATGAATGAGTATTTTGGCTACTATCTTGATGAAAATCCAGCTGTAGCTAAAAAAATTGTGAATAAAGCTCTCCTTGCAGCTCGAGCACGAAAAGCTGCACGTGCTGCACGTGAAAATGTGATTCGAAAAGGTGTTTTGGATGGTTTGAATCTACCTGGAAAACTTGCAGACTGTTCTTCAAAGAAACCAGAAGAGTGTGAACTTTATATTGTTGAGGGAGATTCAGCTGGTGGTTCTGCGAAGAACGGACGTGATGCTCGAACGCAAGCAATTTTGCCTCTTCGTGGTAAAGTTTTAAATACGGAACGTGCTCGACTTGACAAGATGCTGGCTAATAATGAAATTGTTTCACTTATTAAAGGGATGGGCGTTGGAATTGGAGAACAATTTGATATTTCTGGCTTGCGATATCACCGAATTATTATTATGACCGATGCCGATGTTGACGGAAGTCATATTGCAACACTTTTAATGACTTTCTTTTTCCGATATATGCGTGAAGTTGTTGAAGGTGGACATATCTATCTTGCGAAGCCTCCACTTTTCTTATTAAAGGGCTCAGGAAATAAACACTATTATGTTTATAGTGATGAAGAACGTGATGCAAAAATTAAAGAATTAATTGAAGAGAGAAAAGCTCGCGGAACACAAATTAATCCAGAAGATAATGAGATCAAGCAGGCTGGTCTAACGGGAATTCAGCGATATAAGGGTCTTGGTGAAATGGATGCAACACAACTCTGGGAAACAACAATGAATCCAGAAAACCGTGTCTTAATTCAATTAAGGCTTGAAGATGCTGAGCGTGCAGATGCAATTTTCACGAAGTTGATGGGAAGTGAAGTCTCAATGCGAAAGAGTTTCATTCAGACAAATGCGAAATATGTTAACCTTGAAGAATTGGATGTTTAATTATGGAAGATGAAAATAAAAAACCTCTTGAAGGTGAAATTATCGAACAACAAAATCATTCGAAAGTTTTAGAATATCGCACGGTTGAAGATGTGATGGAGGATTCATTTCTTCGTTATTCAATGTCTGTTATTATTGACCGTGCATTGCCTGATGTTCGAGATGGAATGAAGCCAGTTCATCGCCGTGTTCTTTATACAATGGGCGAAATGGGTGTTCGACCAGGCTCTTCATTTAAGAAGTCTGCGCGTATCGTTGGTGACGTAATGGGTAAATACCACCCACACGGCGATAGCTCCATTTATGATTCGATGGTTCGTTTGGCACAGGACTGGGTGATGCGATATCCTCTTGTTGAAGGTCAAGGAAACTTCGGCTCAATGGATGGCGATCCTGCAGCCGCTATGCGTTATACTGAAGCAAGGCTTGGTCGAATTGGTGATATTTTGCTAAACGATCTTGATAAAGATACGGTTGATTTTCGACCAAACTATGATGGATCTGAAAGCGAGCCTTCAGTTCTCCCGGCTAAATTACCAAATCTTCTCTTAAATGGTCAAATGGGTATTGCAGTTGGTATGGCAACAAGTATTCCGACTCATAATTTGAGCGAAATTGTTGATGCAACTGTTGAGCTAATTAGTAATCCAGAAGCCAAGCTTGAAGATTTAATGAAATATGTCAAAGGCCCAGACTTCCCAACAGGTGCGGTAGTTTATGGTGGAGCTCCGATGATCCAGGCTTATCGAACTGGTCGTGGAAGTGTTACTATGCGAGCCGTTGCTGAAATCATTGAAACTAAACGCGGTCGTCATCAGATTGTAGTTTCGGAAATACCTTATAACGTTAATAAAGCTTCTTTGATCGAGAAGATTGCTGATCTCGTAAAAGAAAAGAAAATTACAACTATAGCTGACCTTCGTGATGAATCTGCGCGCGGAACGGTTAAGATTGTAATCGATCTTAAGAAGGATGCATACCCAAAGAAAGTTCTCAACCAGCTCTACAAATTAACTCCACTTCAATCAAACTTTCATTACAATATGCTTGCTTTGGTTGATGGTGTTCAGCCGCGAGTGCTTGGCTTAAAAGAAATGCTTGATGAATTCGTAAAGCATCGCCGAAATGTTGTGCGTCGCCGAACAGAATTCGAACTTAAAAAAGCAAAAGCTCGTGCACATATTTTAGAAGGTTTGAAAATTGCGCTTGATCATATCGATGAAGTTATTGGAACGATTCGAGCTTCGAAAACTACAGATATTGCCGAAAAAGCTTTGCGTGAAAAATTCGGATTGACTGAAATTCAAGCAAAAGCAATTCTTGCGATGCAACTTCGCCGATTGACTGGATTGGAGCGCGAAGCAATCGAAGCTGAGCTTGCTGCTCTCTTGAAACTTATTGGTGAGCTTGAGTCAATTCTTGCTGATGAGAATGAAATTCTTCGAATTATTAAAGAAGAACTTCTCGAAATGAAAGAAAAATATGGTGATGAGCGTAAAACTAAGGTCATTAATCATGAGCTTGGCAAATTCTCAGATGAAGAGCTTATTCCTGAGGAAGAAAGTGTTATTCTTCTAACTGGTGAAAACTATATTAAGCGAACTCTACTTGCAGATTATCGCCGCCAAAATCGTGGCGGAAAAGGTAAGCGTGGGATGACAACAAAAGATCAAGATATTATTGATCAATTGATTCCAGCAAGTACGCATGATTGGTTGTTGTTCTTTACGAATAAAGGTCGAGTATTTAGACTTAAAGCTTACGAGGTTCCTGCTGCAAGCCTTCAAGCTAAAGGTGTTGCTGCGGTAAATCTACTACAACTCCAACCTGAAGAAAAAATTACATCAATCATCAAGCTTGAACAAAATAGTAGTACAGAAGATTACCTCTTTATGGCTACCGTAAAGGGGACTGTAAAAAAGACAGCACTTAAAGACTTTGCGAATATTCGAACGAATGGTTTGAACGCAATTAATCTTGATGAAGGCGATGAGCTCCGTTGGATTCAGAAAACTGATGGTCAGAGCGATATTATTGTTTCAACATCAGCTGGTCAGGCTGTTCGATTTAATGAGAATGATGTTCGAGCAATGGGTCGTGCGGCTCGTGGTGTTCGTGGCGTTCGACTTCGACCAAATGATAGCGTTGTTGGGATGGATGTTGCTAAAGATGGAACACAAAAACTTCTTGTGATTTCAGCAAATGGTTACGGAAAAGCAACAAAAGTCTCGAACTTTGAAGTTAAACATCGTGGTGGAATTGGTGTTAAAGCCGCAATTGTAACCGCAAAAACTGGTCCAATCGTTTCAGTTCAAACTTTGCCAGAGGCTGTTTCTGATGCGTTAATGATTTCAAGCGGTGGTCAAACAATTCGAGTTGCTGTTAAAGATATTCCAACTTTAGGTCGAACTACGCAGGGCGTTCGAATTATGAAACTTTCTGATAATGATACTGTGGCAAGTGTTGGTTTAATGGAAGAAAGTCGAGAGGAGGAATGATGCCAAGATATTTAGTGATTTTTGTGTTAGCATGGATAATTGCGCAAGGTGCTAAATATATTCTAGAAATTCGAAAAGATAAAAGTGCAAAATTTAAGCAAATCATCACTGAAAGTGGTGGGATGCCAAGTTCTCATAGTTCAGTGGTGATTGCGCTCGCAACACTTGTTGGTTTGCATGAAGGTGTTTATTCTTCAATTTTTGGTTTAGCTTTTGTATTTGCGATGATAGTGATATATGATTCAATGAAAGTGCGATTTTCGAACGGTATTCAAGCACAAAGAATTAATGAAATCATTGAAAAGCAGAATTTAAAAATTAAAAAAGTCCGAGTTGTTAAAGGCCACACTCCGCTAGAAGTTGCTGTTGGTTCAGTTATTGGAATTTTTATTGGATATACAGCATTTTTGCTTGGGTTATAGGCTAAATTAGATGGGCTTTCAAGGCCTATTTAATTTTTTCTAAATTTTCTTTTAAAAAAGTGTTGACTTTTAAAAATCTATTGAGTATAATGGTTAATAGTTCAGCGCGCGGAGTAAAAAGCGAGGTTGGATAAAACTGAACTTTAACAATTTAATTGTGCAAATTTATCGTCAGTCTATTTTATAGATTATCAATTTGATAATTCTTTTTATGGAGAGTTTGATCCTGGCTCAGGATTAACGCTGGCGGCGTGCCTAACACATGCAAGTCGAGCGGCAGCGAGTTTTACACTGAATTCTGGAAGCTTCTAGTTGAAAGAGAAGATTTATTCAAGAATTTTGTGTAAAATGTCGGCGAGCGGCGGACGGCTGAGTAACGCGTGGGAACGTACCCCAAAGTGAGGGATAACGCATCGAAAGGTGTGCTAATACCGCATATGGTCTTCGGATTAAAGCCTTCGGGCGCTTTGGGAACGGCCTGCGTAAGATTAGATAGTTGGTGGGGTAATGGCCTACCAAGTCGACGATCTTTAACTGGTTTGAGAGGATGATCAGTCAGACTGGAACTGAGACACGGTCCAGACTCCTACGGGAGGCAGCAGTGAGGAATCTTCCACAATGGGCGAAAGCCTGATGGAGCAACGCCGCGTGCAGGATGAAGGCCTTCGGGTTGTAAACTGCTTTATAAGTGAGGATTATGACAGTAACTTATGAATAAGGATCGGCTAACTACGTGCCAGCAGCCGCGGTCATACGTAGGATCCGAGCGTTATCCGGAGTGACTGGGCGTAAAGAGTTGCGTAGGTGGTTCAATAAGCGAATAGTGAAAGCTGGTGGCTCAACCATTCAGATTATTATTCGAACTGTTGAACTCGAGAGCAGAAGAGGTAGCTGGAATTTCTAGTGTAGGAGTGAAATCCGTAGATATTAGAAGGAACACCGATGGCGTAGGCAGGCTACTGGGCTGTTTCTGACACTGAGGCACGAAAGCGTGGGGAGCGAACCGGATTAGATACCCGGGTAGTCCACGCCGTAAACGATGGATACTAGCTGTTTGGGGTATCGACCCCCTGAGTAGCGAAGCTAACGCGTTAAGTATCCCGCCTGTGGAGTACGATCGCAAGATTAAAACATAAAGGAATTGACGGGGACCCGCACAAGCGGTGGATCATGTTCTTTAATTCGATGATAACCGATAAACCTTACCAGGTCTTGACATCCTTGGAATCTTTCAGAAATGAGAGAGTGCTTTTTAAGAGCCAAGTGACAGGTGATGCATGGCCGTCGTCAGCTCGTGTCGTGAGATGTTTGGTTAAGTCCATCAACGAGCGCAACCCTTGTCAGTAGTTGTATTTTTCTACTGAGACTGCCCCGGTAACGGGGAGGAAGGAGGGGATGACGTCAGGTCAGTATTTCCTTACGTCCTGGGCTAGAAACGTGATACAATGGCTAGTACAATGCGCAGCGAAGCCGCGAGGTGAAGCAAATCGCATCAAAGCTAGTCCCAGTTCGGATTGTAGGCTGAAACTCGCCTGCATGAAGTCGGAATCGCTAGTAATCGCAGATCAGCATGCTGCGGTGAATACGTTCCCGGGTCTTGTAC from Candidatus Saccharimonas sp. includes:
- the gyrA gene encoding DNA gyrase subunit A, which gives rise to MEDENKKPLEGEIIEQQNHSKVLEYRTVEDVMEDSFLRYSMSVIIDRALPDVRDGMKPVHRRVLYTMGEMGVRPGSSFKKSARIVGDVMGKYHPHGDSSIYDSMVRLAQDWVMRYPLVEGQGNFGSMDGDPAAAMRYTEARLGRIGDILLNDLDKDTVDFRPNYDGSESEPSVLPAKLPNLLLNGQMGIAVGMATSIPTHNLSEIVDATVELISNPEAKLEDLMKYVKGPDFPTGAVVYGGAPMIQAYRTGRGSVTMRAVAEIIETKRGRHQIVVSEIPYNVNKASLIEKIADLVKEKKITTIADLRDESARGTVKIVIDLKKDAYPKKVLNQLYKLTPLQSNFHYNMLALVDGVQPRVLGLKEMLDEFVKHRRNVVRRRTEFELKKAKARAHILEGLKIALDHIDEVIGTIRASKTTDIAEKALREKFGLTEIQAKAILAMQLRRLTGLEREAIEAELAALLKLIGELESILADENEILRIIKEELLEMKEKYGDERKTKVINHELGKFSDEELIPEEESVILLTGENYIKRTLLADYRRQNRGGKGKRGMTTKDQDIIDQLIPASTHDWLLFFTNKGRVFRLKAYEVPAASLQAKGVAAVNLLQLQPEEKITSIIKLEQNSSTEDYLFMATVKGTVKKTALKDFANIRTNGLNAINLDEGDELRWIQKTDGQSDIIVSTSAGQAVRFNENDVRAMGRAARGVRGVRLRPNDSVVGMDVAKDGTQKLLVISANGYGKATKVSNFEVKHRGGIGVKAAIVTAKTGPIVSVQTLPEAVSDALMISSGGQTIRVAVKDIPTLGRTTQGVRIMKLSDNDTVASVGLMEESREEE
- the gyrB gene encoding DNA topoisomerase (ATP-hydrolyzing) subunit B, with amino-acid sequence MSKQKENNYDGSQIQVLEGLEPVRKRPGMYIGSTGYEGVHHLIKEIADNSIDEAIAGYGTKVIVRILEDGGINIADDGRGIPVDIHLKTGKSTLETVLTVLHAGGKFGGGGYKVSSGLHGVGSSVVNALSTKMIAEVVKKGQLYRIEFERGVPTTELKKLGKTNREDGTSITFYPDPTIFKETVTFDYKWVVNYLRHQSYLTKGIYTQVDDERTGERQAFYFEGGIQSYVKSLNVGKEVLSDQPFYVEKQVEDSMVEVAIQYNDSYNENVRAFANNVINPDGGTHVVGFRSSLTQTINEYARKNNLLKEKEDNLSGDDIREGLTAIILVKLPDPQFEGQTKNKLGNPEVRRYVQQVMNEYFGYYLDENPAVAKKIVNKALLAARARKAARAARENVIRKGVLDGLNLPGKLADCSSKKPEECELYIVEGDSAGGSAKNGRDARTQAILPLRGKVLNTERARLDKMLANNEIVSLIKGMGVGIGEQFDISGLRYHRIIIMTDADVDGSHIATLLMTFFFRYMREVVEGGHIYLAKPPLFLLKGSGNKHYYVYSDEERDAKIKELIEERKARGTQINPEDNEIKQAGLTGIQRYKGLGEMDATQLWETTMNPENRVLIQLRLEDAERADAIFTKLMGSEVSMRKSFIQTNAKYVNLEELDV
- a CDS encoding TraM recognition domain-containing protein, with the translated sequence MGIWIILFISFVIICVASYFAFDQYKRMVQEAKNYERGLKMVPIRIHLPPPSDDLEVGGRDERDVVDEVLSEAQTMYNIIASTATKGFKTKLYGQRHISFEIVASDGLVRYYAVVPAVLTETIKQAISAAYPAARLEEVEMENIFSQQGKMQGVIGGEFELKKDYFYPIATYQESRRDAARALLDALSGVERGDGAAIQIMFRPAPESWTLKSNEKVESIRKGKGKKNNNTTAVLDIMEALWKPPTYGLNTSNTEYPQLTALENEEIQAIEDKTKYPGYEVLTRVVTSSSTASKSQAILQSIVSAFSLFDSPRYNGFKFNMTNNIDELVTAYIFRFFPQSTNQNILNSVELSTIFHLPNQNSIPTGKIERQRIRQVDGPTELMKEGLLIGVNEFRGVEKQIRLGVNDRRRHTYIIGQTGMGKSKLLENLAYQDIMDGRGFCFIDPHGDSVEELLGMIPQSRMDDVIYFDPSDTENPLGFNIFEASSPEEMDFVISETNSMLKSLYDPGNTGVVGPRMENIVRNAALLLMSDPDGGTFMDIPKVLVDPEFAKQKIKYLRNQRAIDFWTKEWPASQKSNDAGELVSWVVSKWAPFESGLVNNIIGQKKSAFSIREVMDNNKILLVNLSKGKLGEAAAKLLGMVFVMKFQAAAMSRADIPEDQRKDFCLFVDEFQNFATDSFESILSEARKYRLNLILANQFTTQLKDSIKGAIFGNVPNKIVGRIGIDDAEVLQKAFTPTFTAEDLTKTPNYNSITTVLVNGFPSAPFTMKLLPPFGKSNPEIREGLRKYSASKYGRPRAIVEDEIRRRLSVNPGANLSQPQLRQTQTQQKNQVSWQERAFSGSANNANLNDSGDSIKKDSFLDDWLKKRDEIRGSNSNSNTQQNGPDIPLKSNLARNFQKNIMQNQSVSFYNANNSNNLNNPQVQQNIKPQQIQNDSVIQDIRTTRISNNLSNNSSNAAKNNYKKVDDGEVIFKIR
- a CDS encoding divergent PAP2 family protein, whose product is MPRYLVIFVLAWIIAQGAKYILEIRKDKSAKFKQIITESGGMPSSHSSVVIALATLVGLHEGVYSSIFGLAFVFAMIVIYDSMKVRFSNGIQAQRINEIIEKQNLKIKKVRVVKGHTPLEVAVGSVIGIFIGYTAFLLGL